AGGTTGTGGGAAAGGTTTATTATATGAGAGATGTAGTTGCAAATGTCTGATGTCGCTTAATACCACCCCGCCATGGGATGACGTACAGAACTATATCAACGGCAACTGGCAAACACCATCTAGCGATGAGGGTCAGAGTGTTGTTAATCCGGCTACCGGCAAGGAAATTTCCTATGTCGGGTTCAGTTCTACTGATGATATTGATGCTGCAGTACAAGCTGGACAAAAGGCGTTTGAGGATTGGAGCGAGCGTCCGGTTGAAGAACGTATCCAGCCGCTTTTCGAGTTCAAGCAACTGCTCGAAGAACATCACGACGAACTTGCAGAGGTCCTCGTTCAAGAACATGGTAAGACGTTCGCCGAGGCAAAGGGCGAGCTCCGTCGCGGAATCGAGAATGTCGAGGTCGCCTGCGGTATTCCCTCGATGATGCAGGCGGGTCATTTGCCGAACGCTGCTCCGGATATCGACGAAACAGCAGTCCGTAAGCCATTAGGTGTTTTTACCGCGATTACGGCATTTAATTTCCCGGGCATGATTCCATTGTGGTTCTTGCCGTATGCAGTTGCAACTGGGAACGCGTTCATTTTGAAGCCCAGTGAGCAGGATCCAGTCGTCGCACAGCGTCTGTTCGAGTTGATTGATGAGGCAGGTTTCCCAGATGGTATCGTTCAACTCGTCAATGGGAGTGTCGATACTGTGAATACGCTGCTTGATCATGATGGAATCCAGGGTGCGTCGTTCGTTGGATCCACGCCTGTCGCGAAAACAATCTACGAGCGTGCAGCAGCCAACGGCAAGCGCGTCCAGGCACAGGGTGGTGCGAAAAACCACATCATTGTCACTGAGACCGCCGATCTCGACTTCGCTGCGAGGAAGACGGTGTCGTCAGCCTGTGCTTGTGGTGGTGAACGGTGCCTCGCAAATGATGTCGTTGTCGTTGAAGAAAGTGTCTACGAGGAGTTCGTTGATCGCGTTGTCCAAGAGGCAGAGGCTCAGACAGTTGGCTATGGTCTTGATGATGAAACTGATATTGGTGCGCTTATTACGCCCGAACACGAGTCACGCGTGCGTGACATGATTGCAAGCGGAATCGACGAAGGTGCTGAACTACTTCTTGATGGGCGCGATGTGGAGATCAACGGCTATGAGGAGGGCAACTTCCTCGGTCCAACTGTGTTTAGCGATGTTGATCCAGAAATGACGATTGCCAGTGAGGAAATATTTGGACCGGTGATTGGCTTGCTACCAGTCACCGACATTGACGAGGCGATCGATGTGCTGAACCGAAGTGACTTCGGTAACGCTGCGAGCTTATTCACCGGTAGCGGCGCCGATGCGCGGAAGGTCCGGCACCAAGCAGATGTCGGTAATCTTGGTGTCAACGCCGGCACCGCTGCCCCAATGGCCTTCTTCCATTTCGGTGGACGGAAGGACTCGTTCTTCGGTGACTTGCATGCACAGGGTGAGGATATGATCCACTTCTACACGGACAAAACGGTTTACATCGAGCGCTGGCCCGACGCCTGATCATTGCCCTTTCTGGAGACCATTTCTGATTTCATATTTCATTATTTTGACTGGTTCTCGAGGATAAACACCTAGCCTACGTTCTGTCTCAAAATTCAATATCACTCGAAAGAACCCACACCAAAGTTGTGATTTTCCTCGCCCGAAAATTTTCCATTGGAGTTCGGCTATGCGAATCCACCGAGACAACTTGTGAGTTTGTATCCACTTCTTTAGATTTTCGAGAGAACGTAATAACTCCGGTCGTTTCTGATTGTCCTACTTGAATCGCACGGGCCGTGCTATCGGTCTAGCTCTCGTATCGCTATTTTCTCGAGGGAACATTCTGACGCCGTGAAGCCGGCATGTCCCTTTGATCCATACAGAATATTACCTTATTTTCAGATCAATCGTCTCCGTGTGGTCGCCACACTCGAGATCTGTCTGACCTATCCAGATCCCACAGTGATTCCAGACTTCGCAGGCGATCTCTCGTCACAGTCGATTTCGGAATGACCCACTCTACTAGTTCGATACTCAGCTACAACTGACGATGCATGCTTCATATCCGTTTTCATATCGTCAGAAACGTAGTGAGCATCTCACTATTCATGTCAGCCGTCAAGGTGGCAGAGTATTGAAATACGTAAATGAAATTCGTGTGAGCGCTATATCCCACCTTGCTCGCGGCTTCGCCACTCGCTAAGGAAAGGAGATTAGCGCCCCAATTCAGCTAATATTTTTTGCAGCGTTGTAGTCCACACGGCTCTTGTGGAGTACCTCGGAATCAAGCCCCGAGGCACTCACCCTGCTATTCCTGTAGATCTACGTCTGAGATTTAAGATATATAACAGGTAAAAGACATGATTAGAACAATTTCAGTCGAGGTAGACTCTATGGAAATCGCCAGTAACGGCGTCGACAATATACGTCAAACGCTGTTCAGTGGTTGTTTCACATGTCACAACATGAAATGGACGATGGATGCGCCGGTTTTCAACGACCGTTAGGTCTGGCGGCGAGCCGACACGCAGTTCCTTTCGGGCGAGTTCCATTAAATAGGCACGTGCGGTTTGTTCCGGGTCTCGAATCCCTGTCTCTGGTGGAACAATTGCTTCTTCATCGACAACCTGTTCCATAGTATTGGGTACCTCGTCGATGAATACCTCCTTGTCATTACAGAGATCAATCCCGCAGTAGATGCGGTCGTCAAACTCGTCAAGGAGTGCCTCTGCATGGAGGTCGAACCCAAACACATGGTAGGGATAATACACTAGGCTGTCAGCAGTCGCATCGACCATTTTTTCGTCTGTTTTTATCAGTATCTCAGCTGCAGTCGCAGGTGAGATATCCGTTTCGAACACTGCAATCGTTGTTTGAGGACCGGTAGTTGCCATAGTTAGTCGTCTGCCAACTGGGTATTGACTGCCGGACTGTTAGTTTCGGTCACCTGTGCTGCTGTATCGTCGACAGCGAGATACTCGCCAATCGATCGCGCCTCCGGAGCGAGCGACCGCGTTGATTTTTGAATAGTGCCCGAGGGAGCCGTTTCAGCCCGACGAGCGCGCTGAACAATCGAAACAACTTGCTTAGTTGGTGGTTCTGTGATCAGTGTTACAACAATCATTAAGACTGCCGACACGATCAGTCCCGCGAAGAACGGGTGGATCGCGGATACTTCTTGGAGGTTCCATACCGTCCAAACAATGTTGGTTCCTGCACCACCGATCATGGCTGTGAGCGCACCCTGCCAATTAGCGCGGTCCCAGTAGATACCAGCAATGTTCGGTACCAGAAATGCTGTTCCGAGGCCACCGAATGCGAACACGACTAAAGTAAATATACCCGGTGGTTGGACAGCGGCAACAATAACGCCGATAACACCGATTGCGAGCACAAGCATTCGCGACCAGAAAAACATCTGGTCATCAGAGAGATCATCAGCAGCGAACCGCTGAACAACATCACGGGAAAGGATCGAGCCTGCCATGATCAGCAGCGAGTCGGCAGTACTCATAACTGCAGCCATCAGCGCGGCGAGGATGACTGCCGCTAGTACAGAAGGCAGCAGTGACGTTGCGAGGCGAGGAATTGCCATCTCAGGATCAGAGAGATTCGGCAAGAGAACGATCGCTACCAATCCGAGGATATACGGCTGATAGACGAAGAACGTATTATAGAATACGTTCCAAATAGCAGCTCCTTTTGCTGTATCTGGTTCGTCCATACTGAGATGACGGACAACTGCATGTGGAAGACCCATGTATCCAATAGAGTAAATAAGAACTGCGCCCGCGACTACACCCCATTCGCCAGCGTGCGCAAGACCTTTCCCCCAAATGGAGAGGTATGTGGGATCCACCGCGGCTATCTCGGTAATGAGGGCACCAGGTCCGCCGACTTCAAGAATAGCGGCGACAAGAATTACGTTGATACCGACAGCCATCACGATTGCCTGAAATGCGTCAGTCCAGGCAACCGCTAGGTAGCCGCCAACGAACGTATACAAAACGATGACTCCAGCACCAATAAGAAGGCCGTATATGAACGGTAACCCCATAACAGATTCAATTGCTTTCCCGGCTGCGATGAACTGTGCGAATACATACGCAGCGAGAAAAACAATTGCAATTGTGGCGCCAGCAACCCTAATGCTCGGATGCATGTAACGGTCCTCCAACCATTCAATAGGTGTGAGTGATCCGAGTGCTTCCGTAACTCGGCGTAGGTTTCGCCCAAGGATAGAGAGATTGACAAGTCCACCGCCGAAATCACCTGCCGCATACCAGAGCGCCCAGAGCCCTTGTTGGAACGCAAGTGCGGGCCCTCCCATAAACATGAAACCGCTCATCGAAGTGGATTGTAACGTGAGCGCGGTAACACCGCTGCCAATCGTACGGCCACCAAGAAGGTAATCGCTGAGACCATCCAGTTTTTTACTCGCAAGATAACCGAATACGAGCAGCCCCAGCAAATACATCACGAAAGGTATAACGATTGACCAGTTAGTCATACGGATTTAACCTCCTGTACCCGGTTAGCGGCACGTTCGTCATTTTTTCTCATTCGGTAGAGGGAGATGAGAGCGATAACCCACCAGAACGGGATCCACCCGAAGAGGATAATCACCGTACTGAGTTCAAGTTCGGAGATCATTGTTTATCCCTCCTATCCATTGACTTTCTTTCTATGACTAGGTGTAGGTGTGCTTGTAATACCATAGCACGATATGTTGGGACAATAGTTTAAATAATTTAGGGGTGGTAGAAGACTATCCGACTATATCCCTAATATGGCTATAAAAATCAATATTATCGGCTAGACTTAGTATGTAATTGTGCTGGCTAATTTGTATGAAAATTCGCGTGTCGTTTTTGTCTCTCCGTAAAAATATAACTTTATCAGATTATATTATTGCTAAAAAATTATTTCTACGTCCTAATTGAAAATACTGTACTATTATTTCCAATTCGTATGTGAGCACTGCCAACAACTATGAACAAAGTTTCTTGAGATAGCACCCCTAATCGGACCTGTATGAAGGAAGCTCCTCATAAAGCCTCTAATCTCGACGAAACTGATCTTGATATCCTTGAGAAGGTTGAAGATGACTTTGACGTTAGTCTTGAAACATTAGCTGACGAATTGGACCTCTCGAAGTCAGCGATCCACTATCGACTAAAGAAACTCAAGGATGATGGCGTGATCAAAGGAATTACCGCAGATATTGACCCGTTTGCATTCGGCTTGGAAATGGTTGCAATCACCGAAATATCGGTTACTCACGAAAGTGGGTACTCCGATAATATCGGTGAGAAACTGGCTGCGGTTCAGGGTGTCGAAGAAGTTTATTATACCATGGGAGATATTGACTTTGTTGTCATTAGCCGCGTGCAATCACGAAACCAACTGAACGACCTTATCGGGCGTATAGTCGAGATTGACGGTGTCAACGAAACATCATCGAAATCTGTATTGCAGAAATTTGATACTAACCGCACCACAACTGAAAATCTCACTCAAGAAGCACGTGACATCGTGCTTTCCTCAAACGATTAGTGGATTGCCTAGTGAGTTCTTACTTGGTTATTCAGATTACCTTGAATATATACTTGACCGACTCTATGGCAGCGTCTAATG
Above is a genomic segment from Natronorubrum aibiense containing:
- a CDS encoding Lrp/AsnC family transcriptional regulator produces the protein MKEAPHKASNLDETDLDILEKVEDDFDVSLETLADELDLSKSAIHYRLKKLKDDGVIKGITADIDPFAFGLEMVAITEISVTHESGYSDNIGEKLAAVQGVEEVYYTMGDIDFVVISRVQSRNQLNDLIGRIVEIDGVNETSSKSVLQKFDTNRTTTENLTQEARDIVLSSND
- a CDS encoding sodium/proline symporter, translating into MTNWSIVIPFVMYLLGLLVFGYLASKKLDGLSDYLLGGRTIGSGVTALTLQSTSMSGFMFMGGPALAFQQGLWALWYAAGDFGGGLVNLSILGRNLRRVTEALGSLTPIEWLEDRYMHPSIRVAGATIAIVFLAAYVFAQFIAAGKAIESVMGLPFIYGLLIGAGVIVLYTFVGGYLAVAWTDAFQAIVMAVGINVILVAAILEVGGPGALITEIAAVDPTYLSIWGKGLAHAGEWGVVAGAVLIYSIGYMGLPHAVVRHLSMDEPDTAKGAAIWNVFYNTFFVYQPYILGLVAIVLLPNLSDPEMAIPRLATSLLPSVLAAVILAALMAAVMSTADSLLIMAGSILSRDVVQRFAADDLSDDQMFFWSRMLVLAIGVIGVIVAAVQPPGIFTLVVFAFGGLGTAFLVPNIAGIYWDRANWQGALTAMIGGAGTNIVWTVWNLQEVSAIHPFFAGLIVSAVLMIVVTLITEPPTKQVVSIVQRARRAETAPSGTIQKSTRSLAPEARSIGEYLAVDDTAAQVTETNSPAVNTQLADD
- a CDS encoding CoA-acylating methylmalonate-semialdehyde dehydrogenase — encoded protein: MSLNTTPPWDDVQNYINGNWQTPSSDEGQSVVNPATGKEISYVGFSSTDDIDAAVQAGQKAFEDWSERPVEERIQPLFEFKQLLEEHHDELAEVLVQEHGKTFAEAKGELRRGIENVEVACGIPSMMQAGHLPNAAPDIDETAVRKPLGVFTAITAFNFPGMIPLWFLPYAVATGNAFILKPSEQDPVVAQRLFELIDEAGFPDGIVQLVNGSVDTVNTLLDHDGIQGASFVGSTPVAKTIYERAAANGKRVQAQGGAKNHIIVTETADLDFAARKTVSSACACGGERCLANDVVVVEESVYEEFVDRVVQEAEAQTVGYGLDDETDIGALITPEHESRVRDMIASGIDEGAELLLDGRDVEINGYEEGNFLGPTVFSDVDPEMTIASEEIFGPVIGLLPVTDIDEAIDVLNRSDFGNAASLFTGSGADARKVRHQADVGNLGVNAGTAAPMAFFHFGGRKDSFFGDLHAQGEDMIHFYTDKTVYIERWPDA